A single Anatilimnocola floriformis DNA region contains:
- a CDS encoding DUF4175 family protein: MLQPRITAIRRRVSQAQAGRAWGWTVGAIAAAALLAGGIDAAFRLRAWPLRLMLTAGVVAVAVVAIRRWLLPWWQTTHSDVQIARRLEMLHPRLGERLSSALAFLQQGTADAREGSLELRYAVVAEAEAIAADLPLEKSIDTRPRNRALAVCIIIALVAIGLAIWRPANFGRAVVRLAWPIGGPVWPPRHQLKLLAAPAAVALGQSFEVQLVDLNGRPPDDAAITLHYDQPARRTERVLLQQRGDKLVFRIEQVLQGFRYRVTGGDDDSLPEIELVVVQPPKLNDLVAVIEPPAYSGLKPERTGRLIKLLAGSRLSVSGKLDRAAKVVNLVSTAKEQVPTTTLSNDALSFESVSDVPWQPKKSDHVWIELVDETGSVTGRDGPLEIQVVADSAPSISWEQPGDHSAFTAQALVPLAAVVKDDLAVQRVELRFVTIGSEPMTPQAVVLFSKDQPPAKSLGEGDSRSVTHAWDLSQLTLAAEGAAFSIQIAARDFLGQETLSPPRRISLISTQDLQNRLVQRQGAILEQLGEVLRLQRQARTLIGEVSARQADEGKWQPRDLDVLQSADLQQRQVQRLLANPDDGLAKQIEQLLAELKSNRLGEEGISSRMQSLQKQVRRLTEDVLPPLEEELATALKSARLRSEGCAEDVPLPLGGVTQHQDQAVAALESMLGELAQWDSFSRISREVGLLKQEQQKLREQTESVRVALALAERDAEPLNLARQSAQRQLEAARQFDKLQQRMETLLAKLQDSDPLAAGSLADALDAAQRLAIGGQMRSAARQLQDTRAGNAVQTQDQVLTGLNEVLDRLASRRDQDAKRQLASLNAAAIELNQLGARSENLAREATGAAQSNDPQKRQLQRLTKDAQRLAQEVAELARKLERLQAKGAAEAVKKASSSLSQGSQSASGGNGDTAEQQTKSALEDLQQAKKQLQQEIQKAQEDLVREQLARLETELAGLLKRQQNLLGETQRLEAARQKNNGTLGRAQQASLRDLAEEQRQLADAVEQSSQAFSSGESFDLALAGVRQQMQRAHRSLARSLTDAATQTAQQQAIARLQQLLAAARSQADEQPMDDNNQQQGPGQQQEGAPEVRSIGELRLLQQLQLEINRRTTELETARAKSGEFSPEQLAELQELAAEQGKVAEIVLNLIQKKPEAEDGEKALPEKPSPEKKPGNGLDEELLKDLK, encoded by the coding sequence ATGCTTCAACCCCGCATCACTGCCATTCGCCGCCGAGTGAGCCAGGCACAAGCTGGTCGAGCGTGGGGCTGGACGGTCGGCGCGATTGCCGCTGCGGCGTTGCTCGCTGGTGGAATCGATGCGGCGTTTCGCCTGCGCGCCTGGCCGTTGCGCTTGATGCTGACGGCGGGTGTGGTTGCGGTGGCGGTCGTCGCCATCCGCCGTTGGTTGCTTCCCTGGTGGCAGACGACCCACAGCGATGTACAAATTGCCCGGCGGCTGGAAATGCTCCATCCGCGCCTTGGCGAGCGACTTTCCTCAGCCCTCGCTTTTTTACAGCAGGGAACCGCCGATGCTCGCGAAGGCTCGCTGGAACTCCGCTACGCCGTCGTCGCCGAGGCCGAAGCCATCGCCGCCGATCTTCCGTTGGAAAAGTCGATCGACACCAGGCCGCGCAATCGCGCGCTGGCAGTCTGTATCATCATCGCGCTGGTTGCCATCGGCCTGGCGATCTGGCGGCCGGCGAACTTCGGCCGTGCTGTTGTGCGACTCGCCTGGCCCATCGGTGGTCCTGTTTGGCCGCCGCGGCATCAGTTGAAATTGCTCGCGGCGCCAGCAGCCGTGGCCCTCGGCCAAAGTTTCGAAGTGCAGCTAGTCGATCTAAATGGCCGGCCGCCGGATGATGCCGCGATCACGCTGCACTACGATCAGCCGGCGCGGCGCACTGAGCGTGTACTGCTGCAGCAACGAGGCGACAAGCTGGTCTTTCGCATCGAACAGGTCCTGCAAGGTTTTCGCTATCGCGTCACCGGCGGCGATGACGATTCTCTGCCGGAAATCGAACTCGTCGTCGTTCAGCCGCCGAAGCTCAATGATCTCGTAGCCGTTATCGAACCTCCGGCGTACTCGGGTCTGAAACCAGAACGGACCGGCCGTTTGATCAAGCTGCTCGCTGGTTCACGCTTGTCCGTTTCGGGCAAACTCGATCGCGCGGCAAAGGTCGTCAATCTGGTCTCGACGGCGAAAGAGCAGGTGCCCACGACTACTCTGTCGAATGACGCGTTGTCGTTTGAATCGGTGAGCGATGTCCCGTGGCAACCCAAGAAATCCGATCACGTTTGGATCGAACTCGTCGATGAAACCGGCAGTGTTACCGGTCGCGATGGTCCGCTTGAAATCCAGGTCGTCGCCGACTCTGCACCGTCGATCTCGTGGGAACAGCCTGGCGATCACAGCGCGTTCACCGCACAAGCCCTCGTGCCGCTCGCAGCCGTGGTGAAAGATGACCTTGCGGTGCAGCGTGTTGAACTCCGCTTCGTCACGATTGGCAGCGAGCCGATGACGCCGCAAGCGGTCGTCCTCTTTTCGAAAGATCAGCCCCCTGCGAAGTCGCTGGGTGAAGGTGACTCGCGGTCGGTAACGCACGCCTGGGATCTGTCGCAGTTAACGCTTGCTGCCGAAGGAGCTGCGTTCTCGATTCAGATTGCGGCGCGAGATTTTCTCGGTCAAGAAACACTTTCGCCGCCTCGGCGCATCAGCCTGATCTCGACGCAAGATTTGCAAAATCGCCTTGTGCAACGGCAGGGAGCAATTCTGGAACAATTAGGCGAAGTCCTGCGTTTGCAGCGGCAGGCTCGCACGCTCATCGGTGAGGTTTCTGCCCGCCAAGCCGATGAAGGGAAATGGCAGCCGCGCGATCTCGATGTGCTGCAAAGTGCCGATCTGCAGCAACGGCAGGTCCAGCGACTGCTCGCCAATCCCGACGACGGCCTGGCGAAACAGATCGAGCAGTTGCTCGCCGAGTTGAAATCGAATCGTCTGGGCGAAGAAGGAATCAGCAGCCGCATGCAATCGCTGCAAAAGCAGGTTCGCCGCCTGACCGAAGACGTGCTGCCGCCTCTCGAAGAAGAGTTGGCCACCGCGCTCAAGTCGGCCCGCCTGCGCTCCGAAGGCTGTGCCGAAGACGTTCCGCTGCCGCTCGGCGGCGTTACGCAGCATCAAGACCAGGCCGTAGCCGCGCTCGAATCGATGCTCGGCGAACTTGCCCAGTGGGATAGCTTCAGCCGCATTTCGCGCGAGGTCGGATTGCTGAAGCAGGAGCAACAAAAGTTGCGCGAGCAAACAGAAAGTGTCCGCGTAGCTCTCGCACTCGCCGAACGAGATGCCGAGCCGCTGAATCTCGCTCGCCAGTCGGCGCAGCGGCAACTCGAAGCCGCCCGGCAGTTCGACAAGCTGCAGCAACGGATGGAAACGCTCCTCGCCAAATTGCAAGACAGCGATCCACTCGCGGCCGGCAGTCTCGCCGATGCGCTCGATGCCGCTCAGCGACTCGCCATCGGCGGTCAGATGCGTTCGGCCGCTCGGCAACTCCAAGACACGCGGGCTGGCAACGCGGTGCAGACGCAAGATCAGGTTCTCACCGGTTTGAACGAAGTCCTCGACCGCCTTGCCAGTCGTCGCGATCAAGATGCCAAACGCCAGCTCGCCTCGCTCAACGCGGCTGCCATTGAACTGAATCAGCTTGGCGCTCGCAGCGAAAATCTCGCCCGCGAAGCCACCGGAGCCGCTCAATCGAACGATCCGCAAAAACGCCAGCTCCAGCGACTAACGAAAGATGCGCAGCGACTCGCACAAGAAGTCGCCGAACTCGCCCGCAAGCTCGAACGTCTACAAGCCAAAGGCGCCGCCGAGGCGGTAAAGAAGGCCAGTTCTTCTCTCTCGCAAGGAAGCCAATCGGCCAGCGGCGGCAACGGCGACACGGCCGAACAGCAAACCAAATCAGCCTTGGAAGATCTGCAACAAGCCAAAAAGCAGTTGCAACAGGAAATTCAAAAAGCTCAGGAAGACCTCGTTCGTGAGCAACTGGCCCGCCTTGAAACCGAACTCGCCGGATTGCTCAAGCGGCAACAAAATCTGCTCGGCGAAACGCAGCGTCTCGAAGCTGCCCGCCAAAAAAACAACGGCACGCTCGGCCGGGCGCAGCAAGCGTCGCTCCGCGATCTCGCCGAAGAACAGCGGCAGCTGGCCGATGCGGTTGAGCAAAGTAGCCAGGCGTTTTCTTCCGGCGAATCGTTCGATCTGGCCCTCGCTGGCGTCCGTCAGCAGATGCAGCGCGCCCACCGCAGCCTCGCTCGCAGCCTCACCGACGCTGCTACGCAAACCGCCCAACAGCAAGCCATCGCTCGCCTGCAACAACTCCTCGCCGCCGCCCGTTCGCAGGCCGACGAACAACCGATGGACGACAACAATCAGCAACAAGGCCCCGGCCAGCAGCAAGAAGGCGCTCCCGAGGTCCGCAGCATCGGCGAACTCCGCCTGCTGCAGCAGTTGCAACTCGAAATCAACCGCCGCACCACGGAACTCGAAACGGCTCGCGCCAAATCGGGCGAGTTTTCTCCCGAGCAGTTAGCTGAACTGCAGGAACTTGCTGCGGAACAAGGCAAGGTCGCAGAGATCGTTCTCAACTTGATTCAAAAGAAACCGGAAGCAGAGGACGGCGAAAAAGCTCTACCAGAGAAACCATCGCCAGAGAAGAAGCCGGGAAATGGCTTGGATGAAGAACTGCTGAAAGATCTGAAGTAG
- a CDS encoding DUF1552 domain-containing protein encodes MPTLNRRTFLRGAGVAFALPLLDAMQPAFAGETKEAAIPRRMVCMETNMGILPQYFFPEKEGRDYEGTPYLDRLKAHREQMTVFSGVSLPGVTGAHAAEKCFLTGTPHPERGGFRNWVSLDQYAAEHVGNRTRYPSLVLAMSGEGGTLSFTRSGAPISAERSPKKLFNKLFVQGKADEVAANVEALKQGRSMLDFVGDQSKRLNRSLSKPDQQRMDQYLSSVRELEQRLHSSEEWEYKPKPTVTATAPEDIEDQKEFIRKTRLMFDVMKLALETDSTRIISLFIDTTVIHNITHHGNRPEVLAELRAKEEGQFDALNAFLTALADTKEAGQSLLDRSMVLYGTCMGSANSHSNVNLPVLIAGGGFKHGQHLAFDQKNNYPLSNLYLSMLHRLGIETNEFSTSKGTMHGLDLV; translated from the coding sequence ATGCCCACTCTCAACCGTCGAACGTTCCTCCGCGGCGCCGGCGTCGCCTTCGCCCTGCCGCTGCTCGATGCGATGCAACCAGCCTTTGCCGGCGAGACGAAGGAAGCCGCCATTCCGCGGCGGATGGTCTGCATGGAAACCAACATGGGAATCCTGCCGCAGTACTTCTTTCCCGAGAAGGAAGGCCGCGACTATGAAGGGACGCCCTACCTCGATCGACTCAAGGCCCACCGCGAACAGATGACAGTTTTCAGTGGCGTCAGTTTGCCAGGCGTCACCGGCGCACATGCGGCCGAGAAGTGCTTTCTCACCGGCACGCCACATCCAGAACGCGGCGGTTTTCGAAACTGGGTTTCGCTCGATCAATACGCGGCCGAACACGTCGGCAATCGCACTCGCTATCCGTCGCTCGTTCTAGCCATGAGCGGCGAGGGTGGCACGCTCAGCTTCACCCGCAGCGGCGCGCCAATCTCGGCCGAGCGGAGCCCGAAGAAGCTGTTCAACAAGCTATTCGTGCAGGGCAAAGCCGACGAAGTCGCCGCCAACGTCGAGGCCCTCAAGCAGGGCCGGAGCATGCTCGACTTCGTCGGCGATCAGTCGAAGCGACTGAACCGCAGCTTGTCGAAACCCGATCAACAACGGATGGATCAATATCTGTCGAGTGTTCGCGAACTTGAGCAACGCCTGCACAGCAGCGAGGAATGGGAATACAAACCCAAGCCGACGGTCACGGCCACAGCGCCGGAAGACATCGAAGATCAAAAGGAGTTCATCCGCAAGACGCGACTTATGTTCGATGTGATGAAGCTCGCCCTCGAAACCGATTCGACGCGAATCATCAGCCTCTTCATCGACACAACCGTCATTCACAACATCACCCACCACGGCAACCGCCCCGAGGTGCTCGCCGAATTGCGCGCGAAAGAAGAAGGGCAGTTCGACGCCCTCAACGCGTTCCTCACTGCCCTGGCCGACACCAAGGAAGCAGGCCAATCGCTGCTCGACCGCAGTATGGTTCTGTACGGCACTTGCATGGGCAGCGCGAACTCGCACTCCAACGTCAATCTCCCCGTCCTCATCGCCGGCGGCGGTTTCAAGCACGGCCAGCACTTGGCTTTCGATCAGAAGAATAACTACCCGCTGTCGAATCTGTATCTCTCAATGCTCCACCGCCTCGGCATCGAGACGAACGAATTCTCGACTTCCAAAGGCACGATGCACGGCCTCGACCTCGTCTAG